The genome window ACAGGCTGCATGGCATTAATGCAGAAAAAGCAGGCTTCTTTCTTCAGCCCCTTCTTCCTTGTATCAAACCTGTCTAGTTTACTTGTAAAGtctctttttcttgttgggTTTTGAGTCACAGAGCCAAAAGCCAAAACCCAACAGTGATTTGTTTGGTGCTAAGGCAGACTATATAGTAAAGATTCCTCAAACGACAGGGACACTTTCAATCATATGTGCTGGTGAGTCTGGTTTTCTTGGAAGGAGTTCATGTACATTCTAATCAGCTATCTCTTGTCCTCAAAAGCTAGTCAACTGGACACATTACCTTTTTTCTTGGGGACCCTCCTAGACTTTAGGGGCTTAATTAGGAACTGATGGCAAGGACAATTTTATGGTAAGAACTAAGAAGAAGAGCatataatatcaataatatcaaTGCACCCAATTAAGCTTATGGcatatttattaattcataattgaaatcaaataagGAGTTGAATTCTTATTATGGATTACTTCTGTGTTCAACATCCTCATTTGATTACAGATTAATAATCTTGTGTTCAATTCATTCTCATCCGATTACGGATAGGGAACATGTCATTAAGCTCTTTTGATCTAAGTGAGGTTTCAAACTACAAAATGTTAACAGTTTGTCTGTTGGGCTGATACCTTCTTCCCGTGCCAAAGGGGGACAGCATGCGCAGCTGCGCAGAGAATCgttgtaaagaaaaagaaaacaacttgTGTAACCATGGTACTCTCTCTGCCTTACAACTTAAGAAGACGATATAATGGCATGTCACATGTGCCACGACCCCACTTGATATTATTGCACTTTAAAGCCTACTCGTCCAATCCACTTATTAATATGTActttacaaaattatttaagtaataTCCTacaaatttcaaagaaaatacattacaagaaaaattaaacgTTGTTCACTTTTTTTGCTAAGCAAGCACTGCCAAAAACGACTATGTAAATACCACAAATCAACCGAATTAGCTGTGTTGttattaaaaatgaattgCAACATGTATTTTGAGGATTGtaattcttaattttattttatctattACTATGGAATATAGAGGAGAGGATGCTTTATGGGGGAAAAGGGTTCTTCCGGTCATTTTGTGAGAGGAGAGTAGACTATTTAGCTAATCCGATGTTCGGGCCTCAtatgtaaataataaatatattagaCTAGTCCTcttgatcttttttttttttgtgtggacaAAAGTCCTCTTGATCTTGGTTCGAATCTTTGAATgtacttaaataaataataatataatatggattttcttaaataaataataatataatatggattttcttaaataaataataataataataatttagggttcAACCGTAACCGTAATGTGCAAGTGTTTCCATAACCATTGCTGAATTTGCCGAGTGAAACAACCAACAAACCCCAATAACTAGTCTTGTCTTCTACTACTATTTACTATGCAGAGCTACAGCCCATGATCTCACTCCTGAGAAGGCTATCAACATCACCTCCACTACTCATGGAGCCGGCCAATTCTTGTGTAGGGTCACAGAGACTTTTGGCCTTGGCCCAACAGCTCCGTCTCTACAAGCCACCTTCTTTCTCCTCCGACGATGATATTGAGGAGCAGAGAATCGAAGAAATTGCTCACAAGGTTGTGTCGCAGGTGGGTTTTGCTGAATCTAATACCCCAATTGCACAAGACCCAGAAAGGTTCAGACCCAAGAGAGCCGCTGTTTTGCTCTGTCTCTTTGAAGGGGATGCTGGGGATCTGCGTGTTATTCTCACTAAGAGGTCATCAAAGCTGTCCACTCACTCGGGTTTGTGGAGTTTTGGGTACCCTTTGTTTGGTTCCTGAGAAAACTGAggaatattaaaaatatatatagaaatccGAAAGATTGgttttttgggttcatttttttttcttttttgttttttggcagGTGAAGTTGCTTTGCCAGGCGGGAAAACAGAGGAGGGAGACAAAGATGATGGGGACACCGCAACAAGGGAGGCAAAAGAAGAGATTGGTTTGGATCCTTCGCTTCTCAATGTTGTCACTGTTCTCGAACCATTCTTGTCTAAGGtatcaagtttttcttttttgattgttcgattgttaatttcattattgttATGTGGTTATTATTTGTTATGAATTTTCGCTTCATTGAACTGAAATTTGTACAATTGAGACTGTGTTGTTTgggaaattacaaattaatgcCTGAGTTTCTCTATAGTGGAAGTTGAAAGTTGGGAACTTAAGTTGAGACTAGAAAGAAAGGCCCGACATATCTTATACTTTGTGTGTGCAACTGAAATGAGTTTGAATGTAAGGCTCAGGGTCTTAAATTCCAGAAAAATGAGCAGTTACATTGGTAGATTGGAGGAGCTCTAACAATTTGTCTGGCTGAGACAGCTATTTAATTTCggcatttgaaaattttggaggtTAGTCTAGGGGAAGAGCAGGGTGGTTAGTGTGATTTGTTGGTTAAATGCTTTGGATTGACTTAGAAAGATAGGGTACCTAGAGGAAGAGCAGGATGACCATATTGGCATTATGACCTGTCCTCATATGAGGCACTGCAAATTTCGGTGTAGGGTTTGCAACTTGGAAAAGCTTTCTGGATATATGAGGAACTTGATTTAGCTACCATTGGCTTTCTGCGCAGCACCTACTGAGAGTTGTCCCCGTTATTGGCATACTCAATGAAAAGGAAGCATTCAAGGCTGCTCCAAATCCTGCTGAGGTGGAAGCCGTATTCGATGCTCCATTGGAAATGTTCATCAAGGTTTGTCCCTTTAGTTTCATTGCTCTCCGAGTTAAAGCAATACAATTTTCTGTTATTTCTGTTTAAAGGATCATTTTGTATACATTTGCTTCAGGATGAAAACCGGAGGTCAGAGGAGAGGGAGTGGATGGGAAACAAGTATCTGATTCATTTCTTTGACTATGAAACCAAGAACAAGAAGTACATAATATGGGGCTTAACTGCTGGTATCTTGATTAGGGCTGCATCAATTGTATACAAACGCTCACCACCTTTTGTGGAGCAGAATCCCATTTACAAGGTTCCTAGAGTTGTagacataaataccacgattccgtaattttttttaacaaactGTGTATTGGGTTGTATTTGAAATGATCATCTTTCCTGCAATAATATTTACCTCAATATGCACTCTGTTCAATAATAGGAACATTTAAGTCAGGGCAGGCATTTTTCTTCCcctctaaactttgttttcatatTGTGGTGATGCGAAATGGCCTTAtgtttctcaaatttttagCCTCATCAATCTGAACTCTTCTTAGAGCATTTACACCAGTTGactcttgccatggcaagattagccctagggcaggcactattcacgtgaatagtggctgccctagccccctccagcaaaatgtgtttccagcagttggggcttgccatggcaattactattcatttttttgtttttttcacaactttgtttacttaaaaaattaatttggataatattttcggataagatttttgggttcttacgtgtcaatactattcatatcggataagattttcggtttcaaatttcagatacatttcaaaattcaaatttcagataaattcaaaatgtcaaatttcagatacattgaAATACCATTttaattctcatggcttggtgctttgaaagttcctccaaaaattgagatgcattcttgctataattactccctctcttcgccttcgccgccttcctcccaataggccttgaattattttcaatgggtgagtcggtactcatcggggaatccataggtgaatccgatgccggcgtctcatgaagtggagtctcgttcaagactaccgtcggaccggttggaataatttggaatctcttacaagtcttcaccacctcccaacaatgggtatggttgaaactttttttcccttggccagtagcaccaaaccacatttgtgcttgtataatctattaaaaaaatgaaatggaaatgcaagagaatttttaaaatattggcaatgcaacatgtaaaaaaaaactaatggaaattaaagaaataataaaaaaaatgcaacatgtattaaaaaaaaatagagacatattaacaaaatatataaattgcaagaaacatttaaataaaaattaatatgacatagaaattaatagaagaaaaatgacaaataatttacctcattgctaagattttctccgcttcgatggttgtcaatcgcttttgctaaagcatttctccattttcccaactctttattaagaactttccacctactggataatgccatttctgtacgtgtagaaccaattgccctttcacaaaatgcttgatgaatttttttccacatatgagaaaatttaatctcattgcccgttactggacaatgactaacttggacccaagcctcacacaagctaacatcttccatcatgctccatgcccctccattttcattagaagaacccataatatgctagaaaaaaattacaacttcaaagtgaaaaaatattgaatagaaagtgaataaaatttgaggagaaagtgaacaatagtagaaggagaagaaaatatatgaggatttggtgttaaaagtgaagagtattggttggtatttatacacaaaaaattctgtaatttgtgtgtattttttttaaaaaaattcgatttttttggtagaaaaattggctgccgtcggattgaagaaaaaattccaATCGGAGCGACCAGAGGCCGCCACGTGTCAAGTAGCCGTTGGCGGCCACTGTAGCGctgatttgaaattttttttaccgttggctcTCTAGGGCTAACGCCAGCATGGCGTCAGCTATTTTGTCCGCGCCCTCGGGCCAGAGCTCGGGCCGAAAATCACCTTCGGGCCTGCCTGTTTTGGTGGCCCCCACACTCGCCCGGGCTGAGTCTGTGTTGCTGGACCTCGTTTTTTCGCCCAAACTcccccagcccgagtccaTTTGcactgctggacttgctcttatAGTTATGATTGAAGCACATGCCTTTCTACAAGAATATCAATAATAACAGCGGGTCGGCATCGACGTGGCTGATATGTATCCTCTTAATTTTGCTAAGGAGTCCGAGGCTGAGGGCAACTTGCTCCTTTCTTCTGGTGCGGTGCACGGGGCCCTCGTGTCATCTTTTTATTCGGGCAGATGGCCTCGGTGTGTGCCGAGCGTCAACACTATGCATACCCCAGCCCACGTCGTTTTTGTTTCAGAAAGAGATAGCATAGAAAAGTAAATGGATTCAGGCAGCGTTGAACGAAGGCTCCACACTTTAGCACAACATTTTATCGCCGAGAAAGCAGTCAAACCGGGTCCAGAAGCTACTGCCAGCACCGCCTGTTGGAGCAAACGAGCGGCGGTTCTGGTGTGTTTGTTTAAAGGGGAAGAAGACGACCTGCACGTCAT of Prunus dulcis chromosome 4, ALMONDv2, whole genome shotgun sequence contains these proteins:
- the LOC117624625 gene encoding nudix hydrolase 15, mitochondrial-like, translated to MISLLRRLSTSPPLLMEPANSCVGSQRLLALAQQLRLYKPPSFSSDDDIEEQRIEEIAHKVVSQVGFAESNTPIAQDPERFRPKRAAVLLCLFEGDAGDLRVILTKRSSKLSTHSGEVALPGGKTEEGDKDDGDTATREAKEEIGLDPSLLNVVTVLEPFLSKHLLRVVPVIGILNEKEAFKAAPNPAEVEAVFDAPLEMFIKDENRRSEEREWMGNKYLIHFFDYETKNKKYIIWGLTAGILIRAASIVYKRSPPFVEQNPIYKVPRVVDINTTIP